TACGCGTCACAATTACCTTAAACTCACTCCGGGCACGAAAAGGCGCCCGATCGGACGAATCCGTCAGGGGAACGCGAAACCAATCGCGCCTTGCGCCGGAAAACACCGGAACATCAGGACTTTAGATGGTTCGCCGCGCCCCCGCGGAACGGCTGATTCGGGTTTAATTTAGCCTCTGCTGAATCCAACTTCAAACAGGATTTGACAGATTTGGATTCAGCGGACTCACAAATGCGACTCACCCGCGCATTTGCTGGGTTTTGCCATGCGCAACGCCTCGCCGATCGATGCCGGCGAGGCGCCGCATTGCGTCAGCGGCCCTCGAAGCCGGTCAGCACGCCGACGGCGTTGACGCCGATCTCGTCGACGGCATAACCACCTTCCATGACGAACAGTGTCGGTAGGTTCAGCCTGGCGATGCGGGCGCCGATCTTCGGATAGTCGCCGCTCTTCAGCTTGAACTGGCTGATCGGGTCCTTTTCGAAAGTGTCGACGCCCAGCGAGACGACGACGACATCGGGTGCGTAGGCGGCGAGCTTGGCGCAGGCGTCTTCCAGCGCGGCGTTCCAGGCTTCCCAGGTCGTGCCGAAGGGAAGCGGGTAGTTGATGTTGAAGCCTTCGCCGGCGCCCTCGCCATCTTCGTCGGCATGGCCGAGGAAATAGGGGTACTCGACCATCGGATCGCCATGCAGGTTCAGCACCTGAACGTCTGCCCTGGCATAGAAGATTTCCTGCGTGCCGTTGCCGTGGTGGTAGTCGACATCGAGGATGGCGATGCGTTTGGCGCCCTGGTCGAGGAACCATTGCGCGGCGACTGCCGCGTTGTTGATGTAGCAATAGCCGCCCATGAAGCCGGCGCCGGCATGGTGGCCGGGCGGACGGCACAAGGCGAAGGCGGCGCGCTCGCCGTTCTTGACCAGCTTGGCGCCGGTCATGACGACGTCATAGGACGATTTGATCGCTTCCCAAGTGCCCTTCACGAAAGGTGCGCCGGCGTCGAAGGAATAATGGCCGAGCTTGCCGTCGAGCGTAGCCGGCACCACGTCGCCGCGCAGGCCGCGCGTCGGCCAGGTGTAAGGGATGGCCGAGCCGGAACGTCCAAGCGCCTCCCACTCCGGATAGACGGTCGGCAGGAAGTCGATGTAGTCGGCCTTGTGCACGCGCTTGGCGGCGGCGAGGTCGTGAACCTCCGGCGCCAGGATCGGCCCCAGCTTCTCGCTCTCGACCCGTGCCTTGATGATTTCGGCCCGGGACGGTTTCTCGAAGCCAGGCATGATCGCTCCCGACATCAGTTCCATCGTGCCGGCGTGGCCGGCATGGAGCGGCGAATAGACAGTCTTCATAAGGTTCCTTCCCTGGAATGGTTTTTAGTCGAGATCGAGATAGGGTGTGACCAGAGCGAGCCACATGATTTCCACGTCGTCCTGGATGAGATCGAAGGCCTTGCGGTCTCTCTTCAGGCCGACCAGCCGGCATACGTGCCCGACTTCCATCATCAAGACGCCCAGCCGGCCGGCGACCTCGTCCTTGAGGGCGGGGTTCACATGCTGCAGCCAGGCGGCGTAGAGGGCGATAATCCGCTCGTCATATTCGTTCTGGATCGGCCTCAGCTCGGCATTGCCGGTGATGGCCTCGATGACCGGCATCAGGCTGGCGTTGTCGAGATAAAGCCTGGACGTGTCGATGAAGAGTTCGCGCACCTCCCGCCGG
The genomic region above belongs to Mesorhizobium terrae and contains:
- a CDS encoding histone deacetylase family protein; protein product: MKTVYSPLHAGHAGTMELMSGAIMPGFEKPSRAEIIKARVESEKLGPILAPEVHDLAAAKRVHKADYIDFLPTVYPEWEALGRSGSAIPYTWPTRGLRGDVVPATLDGKLGHYSFDAGAPFVKGTWEAIKSSYDVVMTGAKLVKNGERAAFALCRPPGHHAGAGFMGGYCYINNAAVAAQWFLDQGAKRIAILDVDYHHGNGTQEIFYARADVQVLNLHGDPMVEYPYFLGHADEDGEGAGEGFNINYPLPFGTTWEAWNAALEDACAKLAAYAPDVVVVSLGVDTFEKDPISQFKLKSGDYPKIGARIARLNLPTLFVMEGGYAVDEIGVNAVGVLTGFEGR
- a CDS encoding TetR/AcrR family transcriptional regulator: MDRILDAALILTREQGTKTPTTLAIAQRAGLSVGSVYQYYPNKEAILLDLARRWLGAFPEVIAKRIEAPRPTDRDAFRREVRELFIDTSRLYLDNASLMPVIEAITGNAELRPIQNEYDERIIALYAAWLQHVNPALKDEVAGRLGVLMMEVGHVCRLVGLKRDRKAFDLIQDDVEIMWLALVTPYLDLD